The Phoenix dactylifera cultivar Barhee BC4 unplaced genomic scaffold, palm_55x_up_171113_PBpolish2nd_filt_p 000261F, whole genome shotgun sequence genomic interval CAAACTTTTAAGATATGTTTAGAAAATGTTTTTAGACAAACATGTTCTACCAGTTCTATTGACGCTTTGTATGTAAGAGTGCTTGGTGGTGCTCAAGATACAAAAACAAGCATAAATAATTATACCTACTAAACAGGTATGAATACAATAATTTTAGACTGTTCAAGATCTAGCCAGTACTTAACAACTTTATACATAAACCAAAAGAAGCGTGATTAGCAGAGACAAACCTGTTTTGCAAGACTGCAAGCACGGTCTGGGGAGTTCAGGATCTCATAATAGAACACAGAGAAATTAAGTGCCAGCCCAAGCCTTATTGGGTGAGTTGGGGCCAGTTCAGCCAGAGCAATATCCTAAAAAATGTACAAAAATTGTTTTTAAactaataaaatatgaataatttggcaaaattcattaaaagaaatacttgaagagaataaattatataaatatgatCGATATGATAATTTGCTGCAGTAAGCAAAGTTTCTCTGAATCATCATGATAAACCAGATGTTCTTTATTCAATGTAAATGAATAGGTGAATGACAGGGAAATAAGCTTTAAGTAAAAAATTGAATTGCCTATCAGGTAGTTATATTTGGTCTTTTCCCCTCTCCAAGAGATACTAGTAAAAAGGCACCACCAAGACATCAGCAGTGCTGAATCAAAGGGAAGGGGGGCCAACCTGAGCAGATTTGTAAGCCACCAACGTACTCTCAGCAGCCTCCTTCCTCTCTGCCCCAGTCTTAAACTCCGCGAGGTACCTGTTCAGCATGATCACTCAGCAATattcagaagaattttttctttcatctaCCGCTAACTCTAAATTCACGCTCTACGATTCCACCAACCTGTGGTAATCTCCATTCATCTTGAGGTAGAACACCTTGGACTCAGCAGCAGTGGAGGAGGGAATGAGGTGGGAATCGAGCAGCTTCAGGATGCCATCACAGATGTTGCTGAGCTCGGCTTCGATCTTGCCACGGTACTCCTTGATCACGGCAACACGGTCCTCGTTCCCGCGGCTCTCCTCCTTCTGCTCGATCGAGGAGATGATGCGCCACGAGGCCCGGCGGGCCCCGATCACATTCTTGTAGGCCACGGACAGAAGGTTGCGCTCCTCCACGCTGAGCTCCTGCACATCCGCAGTCTTTACCACCTTCTCCATGAATTCTACCATCTCCTCGTACCTCTCTGCCTGCTCGGCCAGTTTGGCCAAGTACACATTCTCCTCACGAGTTGATTCGGCCGAAGACATCTTTTCTCCTTCTCTCTAAGTATAACTTGCTACCTTCTCCTATATTCTGCAGTCATTTAATAACAGATCCAGatcaaaattatttatttccattcgcAAGCTGAGAAAACGAATCCAGAAAATACGAATTGGCTcaatttcttcctttcttctcttttcccctTTATTTCTGTCTTTCTAAGTCTCCTAAGAAATCATCAATTGAGTTCTTCTTCCAATTTCTtaagggaaaagagagagagagagagagagagagtaagaaAGCAAAATTAGCAGAAATCGTTAGATTTCATCCAAAATATTCCTTCCTTTgcaggattaaaaaaaaaaaataatttcagaaCTACGAGAACGAAGAAACAGAAAGTGacagagaagagaaaaaaatcgATCCTTCGAGTAAGATGCTAATTTTCACTTGGAAATTCAAAGGAAACGTCCAAGAAATCATGAAATCCAACCTCATAATTTGGGGGTAAAAAATAGAAATTCCTTGTACCGTAGAAAAACAGAAGCGAGAAAAATTACCGGATGCAAGGAATCGTATGAACCAAACTAGTAACAAACGGGCAGACTTTCAACGGTATTATCGGATCGATCAGAGAAATGGAGTCACGCCGAGATGAGAAAGGAAGAAATctgccaagaaaaaaaaaaggggggggggggggggggggggggggaatacCTAATAAACTCTCTCCACCTTCTCTCTCTATCCTCGTTTCTATCTCCTCGCACCGGCTTTGGGTTTCCGTGGGTGGGAATGGGAGGTTGCGAGGGCGAGCCGTCTAACTCTGGGAAACCTCGCCTGCCGGTCAATCACCAACGGGAGAGCGACACGTGGTGGAAAGACCCAAAAAAAAtagacagaaaaaaaaaatcacatgttTTTGTTCGAATATTCGAATTCAGAAAATGAGGGGCGCATGATTTACAAAAAAAGGTGTTACTCGGAACATTAGCTGGAGGTTCTAAAATAAGCCTCTAAAGGAGCTTCTAAATtgtttggaatcataatagtaTTATACTATTATTTATGGGCATTATAGTATGCTTATGGACATTATTTGGAGATTCATCTAATTTTTTTAGAGAAATGACTTGAAAAGGTGATTTTTTTGACTAGTTTTTCCCATTTAGCTTCTTTGATGGGGACCCCTCGGTCAAATGCCCCACACCAAGCGGATTCGTCCTTGAATGCTTCAAGCCTTTAATGATTGCCCTGCCTAGACCGATTTGTAGGTAACGTTCTTATGGATGTCCATTTCTCTATGCTGTGGAATTTTAGACTATTTGTAGGGATTACTGGCTGTAGTTTATTCCACGCCTAGATCTAGATGAATCACTCAATTGCAAAgataagcaataaaagaaaataactaaTGATTTAATTCCATTGATAAAAATCTAGTAAGGAATCGGAAGGATCCCTTACTAGCCCAAGTTCTAGAACAAGATCTAAGGACCGAAAATAATAGGCACAATACCTCCCAAGCCTTGTGGCCGAAAACActcaaaattcagattttccAAAGACCTCTCGAGGGAAtatctcaatgaaagcaccaaaCTGAACCAATCAGATGTGAAAATTTCAGAGTTAGAACATTACCCCTTAGGAGAGAATATCTCAATGAAGCAGAGTTGTTTATGTCTCCTAGGAGCCCCCACCTTCTAACTTTCTTAAGATGAATTTCAATGGCAGTGCTGCTAAAGGTGGAAGTAATGGAAGAGGAGGCTTTGTCATCAGGAACCACAATGCCAGACTTGTGGCGGTCGAAGGCTAGCAGATTTTTGACACTTCAACCATTGGAGCTGAGCTTAGAGCTGTGTAGGAAGGCATCTGTTATGTGAAACTTACTTTGGGTGCGGCCTGCATTCACCTCAAAGGGGACTCGACCATGATGATCGAGTGGCTCCGAGcccaacacagcgaagaaggtGGGCAGTCATTGCTCTATAATATACAGAGACTAGCGAGAGAATGCGGTTTCTTTCGGCATAACACTCCCATGTTTACTAGAAGGCGAATAGTGCGACCGACTAGGTAGCCTTCTTTGCAGCATAACACTCCAGCGAGTCCCTTTGGGAGAACCAAGTggttatttcttcttttctccatcagcttctttttttaaattttgttggctgcactcaaaaaaaaaaaaaatattgccttTTATAATGTTTTTCATCTCAATTTTCCATGTTTTATCTTTTGAATATCTAATTTTATGATCATGCAACAAATTGTTTAGGGTTTGAAGAACCCTAACAAAGCAACCTTACAACAATCCCCCTGCTTCATTGTTGCAGATAACTTGAGGCTCGTAAGAATTAGACAAAATAAATTTATCGATAATATAAGCAAATAAAATAGTAAGGATATTTATcttctaaatttatttattttttatcatttttgcaACAACGAACTATATTATATCTGCAGCTCAAGTTGGATATACTGGTGCAATGGCGAGGATTTGTGGTTTTGCATATGGCATTGTGTTGTCATAGGGGGGCATGTATTTTAGGTGGTTCCAAGCTTCTTGCAATCATTTATGAGTTTGGATAGGGAGGGGTGCTTCCCTCGTACAACCAAATTTTGCTTCTAGTTATGTAGACTATTTAACTGGTTGAGTAGAAAAAAACAACTAAATTTTGTATCCTTCCAAATCCGGTCAgatcataattttatattatttaaataatccaATTTTTTGGCCACTTAATGCATTTGCTAAAACTCTCCAAATTacataatttttagtttgtaagCAGTTTAGAGATAGTAGATCACATCCAATAATTCGAATTATGAATATTAGGCTCCTATCGTCCGATCATAACTTGACTGGCTTTGAGTGAAAATACACTCGAGTGTATCAAATACACGTGCGCATGCACGCACGTGCCCATGCATGTGTGGatctatatgtgtatgtatttgtatatatatgcatgtgtgtatgtgtgtgcatGCGTCTGTGTTAGAGGCTGCTGAAATGGAAACAaatctttattatttttaagaaatCCATGAGCTCAGATAATCCATGCTGATGTAGTGGAAACCTTCAGCATACAATGTTGAATTTTTTAAGTGATCGGATCGTGTTCTAGTGCTAAGCTCAACAAGGGTTATTCCATTTTATCAAAGATATTTTCCGTAGTGGATTATAGAGTATATATCAAATTAATCAATTAGGTTTGCACCTGAGTTAGAAATTTACTTTTATTTTGTAAtaacccacccccccccccccccccccccgaaaaaaaaacacacacacacacacacacaaaaaaaaaaaagaataataacaAATAATTTGCTAGCAGTATTGAAAGAGAGACATTAGTGATGGTTGCCTATTTACACCCTGATGCTAGGTCATGTTATCCTCAAAGATATTATTcagatttaaaataaaattaaaaaaaaaaaactatcctCAAAGGTTCTCCTTTAGTTGATCAAACAGCAGATATTATATTTGCGTTATAAGATACCATATTCTATTGATACTATATCAGCATCAGTAtctaatttataaattatattgCTCTACATGATTCTTAATGAAGAATTCAAACAACCCCTTAATAAGTGCAGATATCTAAACCTCATAAAAAGAGAAGCATGTAGGAGAAGTTCtctgagagagaaaaaagaaaaggacaaactATTGTATGAGAAACCAGCATATTTCAACGAAAAATTGCTAACCACAAATGGTTAATGCCATTACAGGAAGAACAACAGTTTAATACAAGAAATAGCATAAAACAGTTATAAATATATCATCGAATGTGTCTCTTATACAGGCGGTCCAGAGGTACTTCAGAAATCTCCAGGCTAACTGCAGTTATTCACCTGATC includes:
- the LOC103715039 gene encoding 14-3-3-like protein, which translates into the protein MSSAESTREENVYLAKLAEQAERYEEMVEFMEKVVKTADVQELSVEERNLLSVAYKNVIGARRASWRIISSIEQKEESRGNEDRVAVIKEYRGKIEAELSNICDGILKLLDSHLIPSSTAAESKVFYLKMNGDYHRYLAEFKTGAERKEAAESTLVAYKSAQDIALAELAPTHPIRLGLALNFSVFYYEILNSPDRACSLAKQAFDEAIAELDSLGEESYKDSTLIMQLLRDNLTLWTSDITEDAKDEIKEAPKKEAGEGQG